A DNA window from Phycisphaerales bacterium AB-hyl4 contains the following coding sequences:
- a CDS encoding AtpZ/AtpI family protein → MPRSEQPNQWQMAHIGLELAGAVVVLALAGYWVDRQFATGPWGVLAGTAIGFVGGMYLFIKQALKANKQFDTRRSGDKNNDTHK, encoded by the coding sequence ATGCCGCGATCCGAACAGCCGAACCAGTGGCAGATGGCCCACATCGGCCTTGAGTTGGCCGGGGCCGTGGTCGTGCTGGCACTGGCCGGATACTGGGTGGACAGGCAGTTCGCCACGGGGCCCTGGGGCGTGCTCGCGGGCACGGCCATCGGGTTCGTCGGCGGGATGTACCTGTTCATCAAGCAAGCCCTCAAGGCCAACAAGCAGTTTGATACTCGACGTAGCGGCGACAAAAACAACGATACACACAAATGA
- the atpB gene encoding F0F1 ATP synthase subunit A: MLSPMVTLILASDEMMDRAMGHVLPYTLFEIPGLGISFTNHMFMVLTASVLVYVVFAYTARQTRTGTTKSLDDYTTDGKFAQFFETICQFIRDNVVKPQLGGMTDRYIPYIWTVFFFIMFSNLLGMIPIGSIVGGIAFALNGMGISIPQYHGWYAHWWGTSTGNIAVTSALASVSLVAIIGIGIREQGTKYFAHFAPVPFKPIGMAPVALLLVALEIIGLLVKCGVLAMRLFGVMVGGHLVIGVMLGMIFLFGSYIVGVGMVLLTLGLSILELFIALLQAFIFTFLTTLFIAAGAAHHEHDEHHDHDDELEHGVEPVAAEAHA; the protein is encoded by the coding sequence GTGCTAAGCCCGATGGTAACGCTCATTCTGGCCAGCGACGAGATGATGGACCGCGCCATGGGCCACGTCCTGCCGTACACGCTGTTCGAGATTCCCGGCTTGGGCATCAGCTTCACGAACCATATGTTCATGGTGCTCACCGCCTCCGTGCTTGTGTATGTCGTGTTCGCCTACACCGCCCGGCAAACCCGCACAGGCACGACCAAAAGCCTGGACGATTACACGACGGACGGCAAATTCGCCCAGTTCTTCGAGACCATCTGCCAGTTCATTCGCGACAATGTCGTCAAGCCGCAACTCGGCGGGATGACCGACCGCTACATCCCCTACATCTGGACCGTTTTCTTCTTCATCATGTTCAGCAACCTGCTGGGCATGATTCCGATCGGCTCGATCGTTGGCGGGATCGCCTTCGCCCTCAACGGCATGGGCATTAGTATTCCCCAGTACCACGGCTGGTACGCCCACTGGTGGGGGACAAGCACGGGCAACATCGCCGTCACCAGCGCGCTGGCCAGTGTGTCATTGGTCGCCATCATCGGCATCGGCATTCGCGAACAGGGCACCAAGTATTTCGCCCACTTCGCCCCCGTGCCGTTCAAGCCGATCGGCATGGCCCCGGTCGCCCTGCTGCTGGTGGCGTTGGAAATCATCGGCCTGCTGGTCAAGTGCGGCGTGCTCGCCATGCGTCTGTTCGGCGTCATGGTCGGCGGCCACCTGGTCATCGGCGTCATGCTGGGCATGATCTTCCTCTTCGGCAGCTACATCGTGGGCGTCGGCATGGTCCTGCTGACACTGGGCCTGAGCATTCTCGAACTGTTCATCGCCCTGCTGCAGGCGTTTATTTTCACGTTCCTGACCACCTTGTTCATCGCGGCCGGTGCCGCGCACCACGAGCACGATGAACATCACGACCACGACGACGAACTTGAACATGGCGTTGAGCCCGTCGCTGCGGAAGCACACGCCTGA
- a CDS encoding mechanosensitive ion channel domain-containing protein — translation MRQTLLLPMMLLFLLVVLWLPGGSAVAQADEAGPAGDAVAADASADDASSGWPEPPAPSPRPDAARMALDLSSPRATLLRTYFPAINRINREEGDLDEAWRHVLATMQWQDVMSEEGARLAAKRLLDVFDRLGEIRDDDLPGERDLADVDINRFIFFPHPVRHVWVWESLERFDRWPDGQIVFVRTNAGWQFSAETVAGIEALAQSMAPLPPRHLAPQVHATEQFMNVLGPTFHQTPYWGWLVLLGGIFAGLVAGKLVSAALRRAGDRLEQRGWPARALLFQDVASPASLALFGLGLAMGLEALVLTEELTELRGQVFQFLYLFALGWFLFNLVNIIEVALRRATERTSGMLDDIVVTLIRRALRIFLVVMFALVVAENVFDLNVTAWIAGFGIVGLGISLAAQDSIRNLFGSITVLLDKPFKVGDFITFDGQSGGVESIGFRSTRMRLLTGHLLTIPNARFIDSNVENITARPAIRRHMNISITYDTPTEKLEEAVQIVKDILNSEEVVEEGRFDMEKSPPRAAFDALNADNLNITALYWYQIAGDPDRGFFTYINHCQLVNIKLITAFREAGIDFAFPTQTLYLAGDQDRELSVRMLRDDPSSNGASTEPQPRPS, via the coding sequence ATGCGTCAAACGCTTCTGCTGCCGATGATGTTGTTGTTTCTTCTGGTGGTCTTATGGCTGCCCGGCGGATCGGCCGTCGCACAGGCGGACGAGGCGGGCCCGGCAGGGGATGCGGTCGCTGCCGATGCGTCGGCCGACGATGCTTCGTCCGGCTGGCCGGAGCCGCCGGCACCTTCGCCGCGGCCGGATGCGGCGAGGATGGCGCTGGATCTCAGTTCGCCGCGTGCAACGTTGCTGCGGACTTACTTCCCCGCGATTAATCGCATCAATCGCGAAGAGGGCGACCTCGACGAAGCATGGCGGCATGTGCTGGCGACGATGCAGTGGCAGGATGTGATGAGCGAAGAAGGAGCGCGGCTGGCGGCGAAACGGCTGCTGGACGTGTTCGATCGGCTGGGCGAGATTCGCGATGATGATCTGCCAGGTGAGCGTGATCTGGCGGACGTTGACATCAACCGCTTCATCTTTTTCCCGCATCCCGTGCGTCACGTGTGGGTGTGGGAATCGCTGGAGCGGTTTGATCGTTGGCCGGATGGTCAGATCGTGTTCGTGCGGACGAATGCGGGCTGGCAGTTTTCCGCCGAGACGGTGGCGGGCATTGAGGCGTTGGCGCAGAGCATGGCCCCTTTGCCGCCGCGTCATCTTGCGCCGCAGGTGCACGCGACCGAGCAATTTATGAATGTGCTCGGGCCCACGTTCCACCAGACGCCTTACTGGGGTTGGCTTGTATTGTTGGGCGGTATTTTTGCCGGTCTCGTGGCGGGCAAGCTGGTCAGTGCGGCTTTACGCCGGGCGGGGGATCGACTGGAGCAACGCGGTTGGCCGGCGCGGGCTTTGCTGTTTCAAGACGTGGCGAGCCCGGCGAGCCTGGCATTGTTCGGGCTCGGCCTGGCGATGGGGCTGGAAGCGTTGGTGCTGACGGAAGAACTCACGGAGCTTCGTGGGCAGGTGTTTCAGTTCCTCTACCTGTTCGCGCTGGGCTGGTTCCTGTTCAACCTGGTGAACATCATTGAGGTTGCGCTCCGCCGGGCGACGGAACGCACGAGCGGCATGCTTGACGACATTGTCGTGACGCTCATCCGCAGGGCATTGCGCATTTTTCTTGTGGTGATGTTTGCCCTGGTCGTGGCGGAGAACGTGTTCGACCTGAACGTAACCGCGTGGATTGCCGGCTTCGGCATCGTGGGTTTGGGCATCTCGCTCGCTGCGCAGGATTCGATCCGCAACCTCTTCGGCTCAATCACCGTGCTTCTCGACAAACCATTCAAGGTGGGCGACTTCATCACGTTCGATGGCCAGTCCGGCGGTGTGGAATCGATCGGCTTCCGCTCGACACGCATGCGCCTGCTTACCGGGCATTTGCTCACCATCCCCAACGCCCGGTTCATTGATTCGAACGTTGAGAACATCACGGCTCGGCCGGCAATTCGTCGGCATATGAACATCTCGATCACTTACGACACGCCAACCGAGAAGCTCGAAGAAGCAGTCCAGATCGTCAAGGACATTCTCAATAGCGAGGAAGTGGTGGAGGAAGGGCGATTCGACATGGAAAAATCGCCACCGCGAGCTGCGTTTGATGCGTTGAACGCCGACAACCTGAACATCACCGCGCTTTATTGGTACCAGATTGCGGGTGATCCGGATCGCGGCTTTTTCACTTACATCAACCACTGTCAGCTTGTGAACATCAAGCTCATCACCGCTTTCCGCGAAGCGGGAATCGACTTCGCCTTCCCGACGCAGACGCTTTACCTCGCGGGCGACCAGGACCGGGAGCTTTCCGTGCGAATGCTGCGTGATGACCCCTCATCCAACGGGGCCTCGACGGAGCCACAGCCAAGGCCAAGCTGA
- the atpH gene encoding ATP synthase F1 subunit delta — MTTTTKTNAVDRAYAQALFEMGEAQSALDALAGEVDELGTLITDQPDLGRLLSSRTLAEAERSAMIERLFNGNVSDLLYRFLQVVNRKGRLNALPGIVQAFSDLIAEKRGIVEVDAFVAARMDDAQAADVAATIGKHLNKEIVLHQYVDESLIGGIKLRVGDKVIDGSVATQLRLLKQNMINAGREKARQRTND, encoded by the coding sequence ATGACGACCACCACCAAAACCAACGCCGTCGACCGGGCCTACGCCCAGGCGCTGTTCGAGATGGGCGAAGCCCAAAGCGCGCTCGACGCGCTGGCCGGCGAAGTCGACGAACTCGGCACGCTGATCACCGACCAGCCCGACCTCGGCCGCCTGCTCAGTAGCCGAACGCTCGCCGAGGCTGAGCGCAGCGCGATGATCGAACGCCTGTTCAATGGCAATGTCTCCGACCTGCTCTACCGCTTCCTCCAGGTAGTCAACCGCAAGGGTCGGCTCAACGCGCTGCCGGGCATCGTGCAGGCGTTCAGCGACCTCATCGCGGAGAAGCGCGGCATCGTCGAAGTCGACGCCTTCGTCGCCGCCCGCATGGACGACGCCCAGGCCGCCGACGTCGCCGCTACCATCGGCAAGCACCTGAACAAAGAAATCGTGCTGCACCAGTACGTCGACGAATCGCTCATCGGCGGCATCAAGCTCCGCGTCGGCGACAAGGTCATCGACGGCAGCGTCGCCACGCAGCTTCGGCTGCTCAAGCAGAACATGATCAACGCGGGACGGGAAAAAGCCCGTCAACGGACCAACGACTAA
- a CDS encoding metallophosphoesterase produces MSLLTKSDALIDLTPGRTAGNVWVQSDLQLGKPELARQVLAEAVTDMTNLGEPIDAIWCLGDALVGKNLEALEQVAEACVELLEPLGVPICYVLGNHEMDLFRETGVPRFPLYEQAVERPLWHTMDRLDQPWFERRCFGSRVVFFGDHADPDGEWCTSHHQKRIGPERYPYGPEVWRQLRDEIADVHEPVITAGHYAYPGGQRPSPLLADCLPVPDTVRLHMYGHAHIGDLVHNGERPYQRDNPIKGQSLRQYNISALETARTAGSHSVLLRFQNGLPTRLDVRCHLEHKWLESFELNAHPTPAGS; encoded by the coding sequence ATGAGCCTGTTGACGAAGTCTGATGCATTGATCGACCTCACGCCCGGCCGCACAGCAGGCAACGTGTGGGTGCAGTCGGACCTGCAACTGGGCAAGCCGGAGTTGGCTCGGCAGGTGCTCGCCGAAGCCGTGACAGACATGACAAACCTCGGCGAGCCGATCGACGCGATCTGGTGCCTCGGCGATGCGCTGGTGGGCAAGAACCTCGAAGCACTGGAACAGGTGGCCGAGGCGTGCGTTGAACTGCTTGAGCCCCTGGGCGTGCCGATCTGCTACGTGCTGGGGAATCACGAAATGGACCTCTTCCGCGAGACGGGCGTGCCCCGCTTCCCGCTATACGAGCAGGCGGTCGAACGGCCGCTGTGGCATACGATGGATCGGCTCGACCAGCCGTGGTTCGAGCGCCGCTGTTTCGGCAGCCGCGTCGTCTTCTTCGGCGATCACGCCGACCCCGACGGCGAATGGTGCACCAGTCACCATCAAAAGCGTATCGGCCCCGAGCGGTACCCCTACGGCCCGGAGGTCTGGCGACAACTGCGCGATGAGATCGCCGACGTCCACGAGCCCGTCATCACCGCAGGCCACTATGCCTACCCCGGTGGCCAACGGCCAAGCCCGCTGCTGGCCGACTGCCTCCCCGTGCCCGACACGGTCCGCCTGCACATGTACGGCCACGCCCACATCGGCGACCTCGTCCACAACGGCGAACGGCCCTACCAACGCGACAACCCCATCAAAGGCCAGTCCCTCCGCCAGTACAACATCTCCGCCCTGGAAACCGCCCGCACCGCAGGCAGCCATAGCGTCCTGCTTCGCTTTCAAAATGGCCTGCCCACCCGTCTCGACGTGCGATGCCATCTTGAGCACAAGTGGCTCGAAAGCTTCGAACTTAACGCCCACCCGACCCCGGCCGGTTCGTAA
- the atpA gene encoding F0F1 ATP synthase subunit alpha: MKIKTDEITSVIKQEVERFSTQLEVAQTGSVIEVGDGIARVHGLSEAMAGEMLEFETTEGESVLGQVMNLEQDIVGAVIFGDYLKIHEGTTVRSTGELLSVPVGEQLLGRVVNGLGQPIDGKGPLQNTESRKVDIIAPGIADRQPVTQPLQTGVKAVDSMIPIGRGQRELIIGDRKTGKTAVAVDAIINQKQFVGTDDEVICIYVAVGQKESTVAGVVEALRENGAMDYTIVVNAASSDPAPMQYIAPYAGCAMGEYFMWQGKHVLCVYDDLSKQAASYRQLSLLLRRPPGREAYPGDVFYLHSRLLERATKLSDDNGGGSLTALPIIETQEGDVSAYIPTNVISITDGQIYLEPDLFFAGVRPAINVGISVSRVGGSAQIKAMKEVAGSLRLDLAAFRELEAFAQIGTELDKATQRQLDRGQRMVELLKQPQYQPTEVIDQVLQIFAGSRGFLDDLANDQVHPFADALLKHFQGPAKDLRDELVAKKSLKGELEEKLKKSIATFKEGWTA, translated from the coding sequence ATGAAAATCAAAACCGACGAAATCACAAGCGTCATTAAGCAGGAAGTCGAGCGATTCTCGACGCAACTCGAAGTCGCACAGACCGGCAGCGTCATCGAGGTCGGCGACGGCATCGCCCGCGTGCACGGCCTCTCCGAAGCCATGGCCGGCGAAATGCTCGAGTTCGAAACCACCGAAGGCGAATCCGTCCTCGGCCAAGTCATGAACCTCGAACAGGACATCGTCGGCGCGGTTATCTTCGGCGACTACCTGAAAATCCACGAAGGCACGACTGTTCGCTCCACCGGCGAACTGCTGTCCGTGCCCGTCGGCGAGCAACTGCTCGGCCGCGTGGTCAACGGCCTCGGCCAGCCGATCGACGGCAAGGGCCCGCTCCAGAACACCGAGTCGCGCAAGGTCGACATCATCGCTCCCGGCATCGCCGACCGGCAGCCGGTCACCCAGCCGCTGCAGACCGGCGTCAAGGCCGTCGACTCCATGATCCCGATCGGCCGCGGCCAGCGCGAGCTGATCATCGGCGACCGCAAGACCGGCAAGACCGCCGTCGCTGTCGACGCGATCATCAACCAAAAGCAGTTCGTCGGCACGGACGACGAAGTCATCTGCATCTACGTCGCCGTCGGCCAGAAAGAATCCACCGTCGCCGGCGTGGTCGAAGCCCTGCGTGAAAACGGCGCGATGGATTACACCATCGTCGTCAACGCCGCCAGTTCCGATCCGGCCCCGATGCAGTACATCGCCCCCTACGCCGGCTGCGCGATGGGCGAATACTTCATGTGGCAAGGCAAGCACGTGCTCTGCGTCTACGACGACCTCTCCAAGCAGGCCGCGTCGTATCGCCAGCTCTCGCTGCTGCTGCGTCGCCCGCCCGGCCGTGAGGCCTACCCCGGTGACGTGTTCTACCTGCACAGCCGACTGCTCGAACGCGCCACCAAGCTCAGTGATGACAACGGCGGCGGCAGCCTGACTGCCCTGCCCATCATTGAAACGCAGGAAGGCGACGTCTCGGCGTACATCCCGACCAACGTGATCTCCATCACCGACGGTCAGATCTACCTCGAACCCGACCTGTTCTTCGCGGGCGTCAGGCCGGCCATCAACGTCGGCATCTCCGTCTCCCGCGTGGGTGGCTCCGCTCAGATCAAGGCAATGAAGGAAGTGGCCGGCTCGCTCCGCCTCGACCTCGCCGCCTTCCGCGAGTTGGAAGCCTTCGCCCAAATCGGCACCGAGCTCGACAAGGCCACGCAGCGTCAGCTCGACCGCGGCCAGCGCATGGTCGAACTGCTCAAGCAGCCACAGTATCAGCCCACCGAGGTCATCGACCAGGTGCTCCAGATCTTCGCCGGCTCGCGCGGCTTCCTCGACGACCTGGCCAACGACCAGGTTCACCCCTTCGCCGACGCTCTGCTCAAGCATTTCCAAGGCCCGGCCAAGGATCTGCGTGACGAACTGGTCGCGAAGAAGTCGCTCAAGGGCGAACTCGAAGAGAAGCTCAAGAAATCCATCGCCACCTTCAAGGAAGGCTGGACCGCCTGA
- a CDS encoding mechanosensitive ion channel domain-containing protein: MFDPAATSDPTTVQPFMSDWLEALVSTALLVLVVVIARAAVGRAIKRGVASHDLRRRWLVQTRNGLLLLLLLGLVIIWGSELRTLALSVVAIAVAFVVATKELILCVSGSVLKTGARSFTIGDRIQIKDIRGDVIDQNLLATTIMEIGPGKLTHQRTGRVVVIPNALFVSEPVINESYTHDFVLHVFTVPFKREDDWRTAQRALLAAAKHQCDPYLPEVRRHMKRISEQQGLDTPSVEPRVTMQIPSAGEVHLIIRVPAQAPRRGYVEQAILAECFEHTDYAAPKQPESAAADNPDTI; the protein is encoded by the coding sequence ATGTTCGATCCCGCCGCGACATCTGATCCCACCACCGTGCAGCCGTTCATGAGCGATTGGCTGGAGGCATTGGTCAGCACTGCCCTGCTCGTGCTGGTGGTCGTGATCGCACGAGCCGCCGTCGGCCGCGCCATCAAGCGCGGTGTCGCCTCGCACGACCTGCGCCGCCGCTGGCTGGTGCAGACACGCAACGGCCTGCTGCTGCTCCTGCTGCTGGGGCTCGTGATCATCTGGGGCTCAGAGCTGCGCACCCTCGCACTGTCCGTGGTGGCCATCGCGGTCGCCTTTGTCGTCGCCACCAAGGAACTGATCCTCTGCGTCAGCGGTTCAGTGCTGAAAACCGGCGCCCGCTCGTTCACCATCGGCGACCGCATCCAGATCAAAGACATCCGCGGCGATGTGATCGACCAGAACCTGCTCGCCACCACCATCATGGAGATCGGCCCCGGCAAGCTCACACACCAGCGCACCGGCCGCGTCGTCGTCATCCCCAACGCTCTGTTCGTCTCCGAGCCGGTAATCAACGAAAGCTACACGCACGACTTCGTCCTGCACGTATTCACCGTGCCATTCAAACGGGAAGACGACTGGCGCACCGCCCAGCGGGCGCTGCTCGCGGCCGCGAAGCATCAATGCGACCCCTACCTGCCCGAAGTTCGCCGCCACATGAAGCGCATCAGCGAGCAGCAGGGACTCGACACGCCCAGCGTCGAGCCGCGGGTGACGATGCAGATCCCCTCCGCCGGCGAAGTGCACCTGATCATCCGCGTCCCCGCCCAGGCCCCGCGCCGCGGCTACGTCGAGCAGGCCATCCTCGCCGAGTGTTTCGAACACACGGACTACGCCGCACCCAAGCAGCCGGAATCGGCCGCGGCCGACAACCCCGACACCATCTGA
- a CDS encoding DUF502 domain-containing protein, with protein sequence MLRILTRIFLKGLVALLPIVLTLYLVGLLGWWAETTMRSLLTVIIAEERYLPGMGLVLAVAVILLAGLLIDAYLFRRTLDYTEQGMQRVPVVKSVYGAIKDFMGYFSTMNRQRMNQVVLVRLPNSDFKILGLVTREQFRDLPKGVGGDGAVAVYFPMSYQIGGYTVILPREQIEPVDMSIEDGLRFALTAGIKSDQSNGTESAGTPVSPGPDNVTNRPGSGGR encoded by the coding sequence ATGCTTCGCATATTGACGCGGATTTTTCTCAAGGGGCTCGTGGCACTGCTGCCGATCGTGCTCACGCTTTATCTGGTCGGGCTGCTAGGCTGGTGGGCGGAAACCACCATGCGTTCGCTGCTCACCGTGATCATTGCGGAAGAGCGTTACCTGCCTGGCATGGGGCTGGTACTGGCGGTGGCGGTCATTTTGCTGGCCGGTCTGCTCATCGATGCCTACCTGTTCCGCCGAACGCTCGACTACACCGAGCAGGGCATGCAGCGGGTGCCCGTGGTCAAGAGCGTTTACGGCGCGATCAAGGATTTCATGGGCTACTTCTCCACCATGAATCGCCAGCGGATGAACCAGGTTGTCCTCGTGCGCCTGCCCAACAGTGACTTCAAGATACTGGGGCTGGTGACGCGCGAGCAGTTTCGCGATCTGCCCAAGGGCGTCGGCGGCGATGGGGCCGTGGCGGTCTACTTTCCCATGAGCTATCAGATCGGCGGCTACACCGTGATCCTGCCGCGCGAACAGATCGAGCCGGTGGATATGTCAATCGAGGACGGGCTGCGCTTCGCCCTGACCGCGGGCATCAAAAGTGATCAGTCGAACGGCACGGAGTCGGCAGGCACGCCGGTTTCGCCTGGCCCGGATAACGTTACGAACCGGCCGGGGTCGGGTGGGCGTTAA
- the atpE gene encoding ATP synthase F0 subunit C, with product MGMSLILAQEAWQLIGNQGLAILGVALGFGLTILGAAKGIGNIGSNAVQSIARQPEAGGPIGTNMIIAAALIEGIAVISMVLLLVIAFTL from the coding sequence ATGGGTATGAGTCTTATTCTCGCACAAGAAGCCTGGCAGCTCATCGGCAACCAGGGCTTGGCCATCCTCGGCGTCGCATTGGGCTTCGGCCTGACGATCCTCGGTGCTGCCAAGGGCATCGGCAACATCGGCTCCAACGCCGTGCAGTCCATCGCCCGTCAGCCCGAAGCCGGCGGTCCGATCGGCACGAACATGATCATCGCCGCCGCGCTGATCGAAGGTATTGCCGTGATCTCGATGGTGCTGCTGCTGGTTATCGCCTTTACGCTGTAA
- a CDS encoding Trm112 family protein has translation MNADADSTPSSAIDPALLEILVCPLTRSKLRLEGDELVAELPTGAGLRYPIRNGVPVLLAEEAKLPTGIADLAAFKQKYAEHIPA, from the coding sequence ATGAACGCCGACGCTGATTCAACTCCTTCTTCCGCGATCGACCCGGCTTTGCTTGAGATCCTCGTGTGCCCGCTGACACGATCAAAGCTTCGGCTGGAGGGCGACGAACTGGTCGCCGAGCTGCCGACCGGCGCGGGCCTGCGTTACCCGATTCGCAATGGCGTGCCGGTGCTGCTGGCGGAGGAAGCGAAGCTGCCGACGGGCATCGCCGACCTGGCTGCTTTCAAGCAGAAGTACGCGGAGCACATCCCGGCATGA
- the atpG gene encoding ATP synthase F1 subunit gamma: MAGKGREIKGRIKAVGNIQRITKTMQMIATARFQAMQKRATSAQAYTRKIAEIVGELSSSLGSEGSVAHPLLSPAEGASEKSLLLVITSSRGLCGAYNANMLRRSTQFIRERGIENLDIEAVGKKAVGFFKFTGVPLARFHSHFGETPKYEDVDALAERYMDAFTAGEYKSVHVAYTAFESMSRQTPRIIRLLPLESPTGDEGQPGTAATSGGSSRNIEYDFSPDPEQLLADLLPITVKTTLFQCFNEAVVSEQLARMVAMKAATDAAGKMKKSLQRSFNRARQNAITTELTEIIGGTAALE; the protein is encoded by the coding sequence ATGGCTGGCAAAGGACGCGAAATCAAGGGCCGGATCAAGGCAGTCGGCAATATTCAGCGCATCACCAAGACGATGCAGATGATTGCGACCGCCCGCTTCCAGGCGATGCAAAAACGGGCCACCTCCGCGCAGGCATACACGCGCAAGATCGCCGAGATCGTCGGCGAACTGAGCAGCAGCCTCGGCAGCGAAGGGAGCGTGGCACACCCGCTGCTCAGCCCCGCCGAGGGCGCGAGCGAGAAGTCGCTGCTGCTGGTAATCACCTCCAGCCGGGGGCTTTGCGGCGCGTACAACGCCAACATGCTCCGTCGATCGACGCAATTTATCCGCGAGCGCGGCATCGAAAACCTCGATATCGAGGCCGTCGGCAAAAAAGCGGTGGGCTTTTTCAAGTTCACCGGCGTGCCGCTGGCCCGGTTCCACAGCCACTTTGGCGAAACGCCGAAGTATGAGGACGTCGACGCCCTGGCGGAGCGGTACATGGACGCGTTCACCGCTGGCGAATACAAGTCGGTGCACGTCGCTTACACCGCCTTCGAGTCGATGAGCCGACAGACGCCGCGCATCATTCGCCTACTTCCGCTGGAAAGCCCCACGGGAGACGAGGGACAGCCGGGGACGGCCGCAACCTCTGGTGGTTCCAGCCGTAACATCGAATACGACTTCTCGCCCGACCCCGAGCAACTGCTGGCTGACCTGCTGCCGATCACGGTCAAGACCACGTTGTTCCAGTGCTTCAACGAAGCGGTGGTCAGCGAGCAGCTCGCCCGCATGGTCGCGATGAAAGCGGCCACCGACGCGGCAGGCAAGATGAAAAAGAGCCTCCAGCGCAGCTTCAACCGTGCCCGCCAGAACGCGATCACCACGGAGCTGACCGAGATCATCGGCGGCACGGCCGCGCTCGAGTAA
- the atpF gene encoding F0F1 ATP synthase subunit B, whose amino-acid sequence MNTIWRFGITTTAALALTAPAFAQEVIEAAEAGSPGLLDWDPGEYIWTLIVFLGLLAILIKFVWPAILKGLQERELKIQSDLKRAEKANVDAQQTLEQYKAQLAEARKEAQHMIDQSRTEASRAAAQIKDEAQKELAQMRQRAERDIAAAKEQAIAELYEQTATIATDVAGQILRRELSADDQRALVEQSLSKLGETQQV is encoded by the coding sequence ATGAACACAATCTGGCGATTCGGCATCACCACAACCGCCGCTCTGGCTCTCACCGCCCCGGCTTTCGCGCAGGAAGTCATTGAAGCCGCGGAGGCCGGCTCCCCGGGCCTGCTCGACTGGGATCCTGGCGAGTACATCTGGACGCTGATTGTGTTCCTCGGCCTGCTGGCGATCCTCATCAAGTTCGTCTGGCCGGCGATCCTCAAAGGTCTCCAGGAGCGCGAGCTGAAGATCCAGTCCGACCTCAAGCGTGCCGAGAAGGCCAACGTCGACGCACAGCAGACGCTCGAGCAGTACAAAGCCCAGCTCGCCGAGGCTCGCAAAGAAGCCCAGCACATGATCGACCAGAGCCGCACCGAGGCCAGCCGCGCCGCCGCTCAGATCAAGGACGAGGCTCAGAAAGAGCTTGCCCAGATGCGTCAGCGGGCCGAGCGCGACATCGCCGCCGCCAAGGAGCAGGCCATCGCCGAGCTCTACGAGCAGACCGCCACCATCGCCACCGACGTGGCGGGCCAGATCCTCCGCCGCGAGCTGAGTGCCGACGACCAGCGTGCTCTTGTTGAGCAGTCGCTGAGCAAGCTTGGCGAAACGCAACAGGTGTGA